From Pseudothermotoga thermarum DSM 5069, a single genomic window includes:
- a CDS encoding Gfo/Idh/MocA family protein, translating to MALIGCGRISSKHLEAIFENKDLVKLVACCDLIPQRAEIAAEKVEKTLGYKPEVYTDFRKLLKREDIDFVAIATPSGSHYEISIEAMEHSKNVLVEKPMALSTDHMNHMIELSKRKNLKLGVCFQNRFNPPIQELRKKIETGQFGRIFYGTISVRWNRNKEYYQQAPWRGTWEQDGGVLMNQSTHGIDLLQWMLGGKPKKVFALIKNFNHPYIEAEDFGVGIVEFESGAVGIIEGTSNVFDKNLEESLAIFGEFGTVKIGGLAVNRVEAWRFVGEEGHPFMNLPDPDTVYGKGHIPLYRDFCLSIIEGREPLVNGEEGRKAVEIVLGIYKSALENKWVEFPVNFSTDQMKGVLWAKDF from the coding sequence ATGGCTCTGATAGGTTGTGGTAGGATTTCTTCAAAGCATCTTGAAGCAATCTTTGAAAACAAAGATTTGGTAAAACTTGTCGCCTGCTGCGACTTGATTCCCCAAAGAGCCGAAATCGCAGCGGAAAAAGTTGAAAAAACCCTTGGATACAAACCGGAAGTCTACACCGACTTTAGAAAACTTTTAAAACGGGAAGACATCGACTTTGTAGCGATAGCAACACCAAGTGGTTCACACTATGAAATATCAATTGAGGCAATGGAACATTCCAAAAACGTTTTGGTTGAAAAACCGATGGCTTTGAGTACAGATCACATGAATCATATGATCGAACTTTCAAAAAGAAAGAATCTTAAGTTAGGTGTGTGTTTTCAAAACCGTTTTAATCCTCCAATCCAAGAGCTTCGAAAGAAAATAGAAACAGGACAATTCGGTAGGATTTTCTACGGCACCATAAGCGTTCGTTGGAACAGAAACAAAGAGTATTACCAACAAGCGCCGTGGCGCGGAACATGGGAACAGGATGGTGGAGTTTTGATGAACCAGTCTACCCACGGTATAGACTTGCTTCAATGGATGCTTGGTGGAAAGCCAAAAAAGGTTTTTGCTTTGATAAAGAACTTCAACCATCCTTACATAGAGGCCGAAGATTTCGGTGTTGGAATTGTCGAGTTTGAATCGGGAGCCGTGGGTATAATAGAAGGAACTTCGAACGTTTTCGATAAAAATCTTGAGGAATCTTTGGCAATCTTCGGTGAGTTTGGCACGGTGAAAATAGGAGGGCTAGCCGTAAACCGAGTTGAAGCTTGGAGGTTTGTCGGCGAAGAAGGGCATCCATTTATGAATTTACCCGATCCAGACACAGTTTACGGCAAAGGTCACATACCTTTGTACAGGGATTTTTGTCTTTCTATAATAGAAGGTAGAGAACCTTTGGTAAACGGAGAAGAGGGAAGAAAAGCCGTCGAAATTGTGCTTGGCATTTACAAGTCTGCTTTGGAAAACAAATGGGTTGAATTCCCGGTGAATTTTTCGACAGATCAAATGAAAGGAGTGCTATGGGCAAAAGACT
- the wecB gene encoding non-hydrolyzing UDP-N-acetylglucosamine 2-epimerase produces the protein MKVAFVFGTRPEVIKVAPVYLHFKKMNENALVIATAQHREMMDMMTRVFKITPDYDMNIMVQNQSLNYVVSRVVTELEQILEKEKPDLVFVQGDTTTAFASALCAFHLSIPVAHIEAGLRTHNLYDPFPEELNRRLIDIMAEYLFAPTAVAKENLTKEGIEESRIYVVGNTVIDALEIIKNSVDLEKLRKELIDEVEYFLITLHRRENIGERMRSILKGIKRFVEESGLKAVFPVHKNPKVREIVKQELDGQPNFVLLEPVDYTHFLALLDGAKFIITDSGGIQEEAPSFGKFVVVARETTERPELVQHGLGILAGTCELSIYKALKEACSKKLEKVSNPFGDGKASQRIYEIVKQKLQKGGI, from the coding sequence GTGAAGGTAGCTTTTGTATTTGGTACACGACCTGAAGTTATAAAGGTCGCCCCAGTTTATCTTCACTTCAAAAAGATGAACGAGAACGCTCTGGTCATTGCAACCGCTCAGCACAGAGAAATGATGGACATGATGACCCGCGTTTTCAAAATAACGCCTGATTACGATATGAACATAATGGTACAAAACCAATCTTTAAACTACGTTGTTTCTAGGGTTGTAACTGAACTTGAACAGATACTGGAAAAAGAGAAACCCGATTTAGTTTTCGTCCAAGGCGATACAACAACGGCTTTTGCAAGTGCGCTTTGTGCTTTTCACCTTTCCATACCTGTTGCGCATATAGAAGCTGGTTTGAGGACTCACAACCTTTACGATCCTTTCCCCGAGGAACTGAACAGGCGCTTGATCGATATCATGGCTGAATATCTTTTTGCACCGACTGCTGTCGCAAAGGAAAATTTGACAAAAGAAGGAATTGAAGAAAGCAGAATTTATGTGGTTGGAAATACTGTGATCGATGCATTGGAAATAATCAAAAACTCCGTTGATCTTGAAAAACTTCGAAAAGAACTGATCGATGAAGTTGAATACTTTTTAATCACACTTCACAGGCGTGAAAACATTGGAGAAAGAATGAGATCAATTCTAAAGGGGATCAAACGTTTTGTGGAAGAAAGCGGTTTGAAAGCGGTCTTCCCCGTTCACAAAAATCCCAAGGTGAGAGAAATAGTAAAGCAAGAACTGGATGGCCAGCCAAACTTTGTCCTTTTAGAACCTGTTGATTACACACATTTCCTTGCGCTCTTGGACGGAGCAAAATTCATCATAACCGATTCAGGAGGCATACAAGAAGAAGCTCCTTCTTTTGGAAAATTCGTTGTAGTTGCAAGAGAAACCACCGAAAGGCCAGAACTTGTTCAACATGGTCTTGGAATTCTTGCAGGAACTTGCGAACTTTCGATTTACAAAGCTTTAAAGGAAGCATGTTCCAAAAAGCTTGAAAAAGTATCGAATCCTTTTGGAGATGGAAAGGCTTCCCAAAGAATTTACGAAATAGTCAAGCAAAAGCTTCAAAAAGGAGGAATATGA